One part of the Macaca mulatta isolate MMU2019108-1 chromosome 6, T2T-MMU8v2.0, whole genome shotgun sequence genome encodes these proteins:
- the MYOZ3 gene encoding myozenin-3 — protein sequence MIPKEQKGPVMAAMGNFTEPVPTLDLGKKLSVPQDLMMEELSLRNNRGSLLFQKRQRRVQKFTFELAASQRAMLAGSAKRKVTGTAESGTVANANGPEGQNYRSELHIFRASPGASLGGPEGAHSAAAPAGCVPSPSALAPGYAEPLKGVPPEKFNHTAIPKGYRCPWQEFVSYRDYQSDGRSHTPSSNDYRNFNKTPVPFGGPLVGGTFPRPGTPFIPEPLSGLELLRLRPSFNRVAQGWVRNLPESEEL from the exons TCCCTACGCTGGACCTGGGCAAGAAGTTGAGCGTGCCCCAGGACCTGATGATGGAGGAGCTGTCACTACGCAACAACAGAGGGTCCCTCCTCTTCCAGAAGAGGCAGCGCCGTGTGCAGAAGTTCACTTTCGAGTTAGCAGCCAGCCAGCGGGCG ATGCTGGCCGGAAGCGCCAAGAGGAAGGTGACTGGAACAGCGGAGTCGGGGACG GTTGCCAATGCCAATGGCCCCGAGGGGCAGAACTACCGCTCGGAGCTCCACATCTTCCGGGCCTCACCCGGGGCCTCACTCGGGGGTCCCGAGGGCGCCCACTCTGCAGCCGCCCCAGCTGGGTGCGTCCCCAGCCCCAGCGCCTTGGCGCCAG GCTATGCGGAGCCGCTGAAGGGCGTCCCGCCAGAGAAGTTCAACCACACCGCCATCCCCAAAGGCTACCGCTGCCCCTGGCAGGAGTTCGTCAGCTACCGGGACTACCAGAGCGATGGCCGAAGTCACACCCCCAGCTCCAACGACTACCGAAATTTCAACAA GACCCCGGTGCCATTTGGAGGACCCCTCGTCGGGGGCACTTTTCCCAGGCCAGGCACCCCCTTCATCCCGGAGCCCCTCAGTGGCTTGGAACTCCTCCGCCTCAGACCCAGCTTCAACAGAGTGGCCCAGGGCTGGGTCCGTAACCTCCCAGAGTCCGAGGAGCTGTAG
- the MYOZ3 gene encoding myozenin-3 isoform X2 — translation MIPKEQKGPVMAAMGNFTEPVPTLDLGKKLSVPQDLMMEELSLRNNRGSLLFQKRQRRVQKFTFELAASQRAMLAGSAKRKVTGTAESGTVANANGPEGQNYRSELHIFRASPGASLGGPEGAHSAAAPAGCVPSPSALAPGYRCPWQEFVSYRDYQSDGRSHTPSSNDYRNFNKTPVPFGGPLVGGTFPRPGTPFIPEPLSGLELLRLRPSFNRVAQGWVRNLPESEEL, via the exons TCCCTACGCTGGACCTGGGCAAGAAGTTGAGCGTGCCCCAGGACCTGATGATGGAGGAGCTGTCACTACGCAACAACAGAGGGTCCCTCCTCTTCCAGAAGAGGCAGCGCCGTGTGCAGAAGTTCACTTTCGAGTTAGCAGCCAGCCAGCGGGCG ATGCTGGCCGGAAGCGCCAAGAGGAAGGTGACTGGAACAGCGGAGTCGGGGACG GTTGCCAATGCCAATGGCCCCGAGGGGCAGAACTACCGCTCGGAGCTCCACATCTTCCGGGCCTCACCCGGGGCCTCACTCGGGGGTCCCGAGGGCGCCCACTCTGCAGCCGCCCCAGCTGGGTGCGTCCCCAGCCCCAGCGCCTTGGCGCCAG GCTACCGCTGCCCCTGGCAGGAGTTCGTCAGCTACCGGGACTACCAGAGCGATGGCCGAAGTCACACCCCCAGCTCCAACGACTACCGAAATTTCAACAA GACCCCGGTGCCATTTGGAGGACCCCTCGTCGGGGGCACTTTTCCCAGGCCAGGCACCCCCTTCATCCCGGAGCCCCTCAGTGGCTTGGAACTCCTCCGCCTCAGACCCAGCTTCAACAGAGTGGCCCAGGGCTGGGTCCGTAACCTCCCAGAGTCCGAGGAGCTGTAG